One Anaerobacillus alkaliphilus DNA window includes the following coding sequences:
- a CDS encoding proline--tRNA ligase, whose amino-acid sequence MRQTHYLSPTLRDVPADAEVTNHQLMLRAGLIRQTASGVYSFLPLGLRALKKVENIVREEMDMAGAQEVLMPAIQPAELWHESGRWEAYGPELMRFNDRHNREFALGPTHEEVITTLVRDDVKSYKKLPMTLYQIQTKFRDERRPRFGVLRSREFIMKDAYSFDTTQQGLDVSYDKMYEAYTNVFNRCGLDFRAVVADSGAMGGKDTHEFMVLSGIGEDTIAYSSESNYAANIEIAPVVANYSKSTEEVLSLEKFSTPDLKTIDELEDSLGINKEALIKAVLFIVDEKPVLALVRGDHDVNDVKIKHYYEASIVELASREQTLQYMKCEPGFIGPIDISEEVDVVADVAIQYVVNAVSGANEKDYHYRNVNPERDFKVKEYIDLRFIKEGDLSPDGQGVIKFAEGIEVGHVFKLGTRYSESMGAIFLDENGKTQPMIMGCYGIGVTRTVAAVIEQHNDEKGIVWPRAVAPFDLHLIAVNMKDTEQKDLSEQLYKQLMKDGYSVLFDDRAERPGVKFADADLIGLPLRITVGKKANEGIVELKIRKTGEVVEVQLEQLSSELTTILSNLL is encoded by the coding sequence ATGCGTCAAACTCATTATTTAAGTCCTACGCTTAGAGATGTACCAGCAGATGCTGAAGTTACGAATCATCAGTTGATGCTACGAGCTGGACTGATTAGGCAAACGGCATCTGGGGTCTACTCGTTTTTGCCACTAGGCTTACGTGCGTTAAAAAAGGTTGAAAATATTGTAAGAGAAGAAATGGATATGGCAGGAGCTCAGGAAGTTTTAATGCCAGCCATCCAGCCAGCAGAGCTTTGGCATGAAAGTGGACGTTGGGAAGCTTATGGACCTGAATTGATGCGTTTTAACGACCGTCATAATCGTGAGTTTGCATTAGGGCCAACTCATGAAGAGGTTATTACTACGTTGGTAAGAGATGATGTTAAATCCTACAAAAAACTTCCTATGACTCTCTACCAAATACAAACGAAATTCAGAGATGAAAGAAGACCTCGCTTTGGTGTTTTAAGATCTCGTGAGTTTATTATGAAGGATGCCTATTCGTTTGATACAACTCAACAAGGACTAGATGTTAGTTACGACAAAATGTACGAGGCGTATACAAATGTATTTAATCGTTGTGGTTTAGATTTTCGTGCTGTTGTTGCTGATTCAGGTGCAATGGGTGGAAAAGATACACATGAATTCATGGTACTTTCAGGTATAGGTGAAGATACTATTGCCTATTCAAGTGAAAGTAATTATGCAGCCAATATTGAGATCGCACCGGTTGTAGCTAACTATAGTAAGAGTACAGAAGAAGTGCTTTCTTTAGAGAAGTTTTCTACTCCTGACCTAAAAACGATTGATGAATTAGAGGATTCTTTAGGAATAAATAAAGAAGCTTTGATAAAGGCAGTTCTTTTCATTGTCGATGAAAAACCAGTACTTGCACTTGTACGTGGTGATCATGATGTTAATGATGTAAAGATTAAACACTATTATGAAGCAAGTATTGTTGAGTTAGCTAGTCGTGAACAAACCCTTCAATATATGAAATGTGAACCAGGATTTATTGGTCCAATAGATATTAGTGAAGAGGTTGATGTAGTTGCTGATGTAGCTATTCAATATGTGGTAAATGCTGTTTCTGGGGCTAACGAAAAAGATTATCACTATAGGAATGTAAATCCAGAGAGAGATTTTAAAGTTAAAGAATATATTGACCTTCGTTTTATTAAAGAAGGTGATTTGTCACCTGACGGCCAAGGAGTTATTAAATTTGCTGAAGGTATTGAAGTTGGACACGTCTTTAAATTAGGTACACGTTATAGTGAATCAATGGGTGCTATTTTCTTGGATGAAAATGGGAAGACACAGCCAATGATTATGGGTTGCTATGGAATTGGTGTGACACGAACAGTGGCAGCGGTAATTGAACAGCATAACGATGAAAAAGGGATTGTTTGGCCGAGAGCTGTAGCGCCTTTTGATTTGCACTTAATTGCTGTAAATATGAAAGATACGGAACAAAAAGATCTATCAGAACAATTATATAAACAATTAATGAAAGATGGTTATAGTGTTCTTTTTGATGATCGTGCGGAAAGACCAGGGGTGAAATTTGCGGATGCAGATCTTATTGGTTTACCTCTAAGAATTACCGTTGGAAAAAAGGCAAATGAAGGGATTGTAGAATTAAAAATTCGCAAAACCGGTGAGGTTGTTGAAGTGCAACTAGAGCAGCTATCTTCAGAGTTAACGACGATCTTATCAAATTTATTATAA
- the rseP gene encoding RIP metalloprotease RseP, which yields MNTFISIIIIFGLLVFIHELGHLIFAKRAGILCREFAIGFGPKLFSYKKDETTYTIRLLPLGGFVRMAGEDPEMIEIKPGFQIGLNFNRNGNVKDIIINNKSKHPDAKVITVERIDLEHQLIIQGYDESDELKEYKVDAKADYIYDEQRTQIAPYNRQFGSKTLSQRAVAIFAGPFMNFALAAVILISYALIQGMPVDKPIVGDVIPDGAAIEAGLQKGDYVVAIDGKQLDTWSDLTSIIQRSANQELVFQVQRGNDVVEIPVVPEARTGPNEQTDGFIGIYPPTEFSLLGSISFGFAQTWEYIVLIIQSLGMLVTGQFTLDHLSGPVGIYNYTGQAAAMGILVLMQWAAILSINLGIINLLPLPALDGGRLMFIGLEAVRGKPIDPQKEGIVHFVGFALLMVLMLVVTWNDINKFFL from the coding sequence GTGAATACATTTATTTCTATTATTATCATTTTTGGACTGCTCGTATTCATCCATGAGCTTGGTCACTTAATTTTTGCAAAGCGAGCAGGTATATTATGCCGAGAGTTTGCGATTGGATTTGGACCTAAGTTATTTTCTTACAAGAAGGATGAGACAACGTATACGATTCGTTTATTACCTTTGGGTGGATTTGTTAGAATGGCAGGAGAAGACCCAGAAATGATTGAAATAAAGCCAGGATTTCAGATTGGCTTAAATTTTAATCGAAATGGCAATGTAAAGGATATTATCATAAACAATAAATCAAAGCATCCTGATGCGAAAGTCATAACTGTTGAGAGAATTGATCTTGAGCACCAATTAATAATTCAAGGCTATGATGAAAGTGATGAGTTAAAAGAGTATAAGGTAGATGCCAAAGCTGACTATATATATGATGAGCAAAGAACCCAAATTGCCCCATATAACCGACAATTTGGTTCTAAAACTCTTTCACAAAGAGCGGTAGCCATTTTTGCAGGACCTTTTATGAATTTTGCCTTAGCAGCTGTAATCCTAATATCATATGCACTCATTCAGGGCATGCCAGTTGATAAACCAATAGTAGGTGATGTAATTCCTGATGGTGCTGCTATTGAGGCTGGTTTACAAAAGGGCGATTATGTTGTGGCTATTGATGGAAAGCAATTAGATACATGGAGTGATCTAACTAGTATTATTCAAAGAAGTGCAAATCAAGAGCTTGTATTCCAAGTACAAAGAGGTAACGACGTAGTAGAAATCCCTGTTGTTCCAGAGGCCAGAACAGGACCGAACGAACAAACAGATGGATTTATAGGGATTTATCCTCCAACTGAATTTTCGTTATTAGGATCAATCTCATTTGGATTTGCGCAAACATGGGAATATATTGTCTTAATTATCCAAAGTCTTGGTATGTTAGTAACAGGCCAATTTACTTTAGACCATTTATCAGGACCAGTAGGGATTTATAACTATACAGGTCAAGCAGCAGCAATGGGGATACTGGTATTAATGCAGTGGGCAGCGATTCTAAGTATAAACTTAGGGATCATTAACCTCTTGCCACTCCCGGCACTAGATGGGGGGAGGCTAATGTTTATCGGCCTAGAAGCAGTAAGAGGTAAACCAATTGATCCTCAAAAAGAGGGAATTGTTCATTTTGTTGGATTCGCTCTTTTAATGGTACTCATGCTCGTTGTAACATGGAATGATATAAACAAATTCTTTTTATAA
- a CDS encoding 1-deoxy-D-xylulose-5-phosphate reductoisomerase has protein sequence MKKISLLGATGSIGTQTLEVIASHPDKFSLEAISIGKNIELGLKQINEYNPKLVSVQFKEDYDKLLNEIPNTVKLVYGQEGLEEVASNNDADILVNAVLGSVGLAPTLSAIKAGKTIAIANKETLVTAGHIVTEEAKKHKVDLLPVDSEHSAIYQCLQGERLQEVEKLILTASGGSFRHLDRTELKDVTVADALNHPNWSMGAKITIDSATMMNKGLEVIEAHWLFNMPYEKIAVLLHQESIIHSMVEFIDGSVIAQLGTPDMKVPIQYALTYPNRLQLHGKKHLNLWEVGKLHFAKPSLERYRCLYFAFEAGSAGGILPTVLNAANEEAVSLFLNGKISFLEIEEAIERALNEYENIALPSLEVIQHIDKETRDFVRNVMASK, from the coding sequence ATGAAGAAGATAAGTTTATTAGGAGCGACAGGTTCAATAGGAACACAAACTTTGGAAGTAATTGCAAGTCACCCGGACAAGTTTAGCCTTGAAGCTATTTCAATTGGAAAAAATATTGAACTAGGTTTAAAACAAATTAATGAGTATAATCCTAAGCTTGTTTCCGTACAATTTAAGGAAGATTATGATAAGCTTCTAAATGAAATACCTAATACTGTCAAGCTAGTATATGGACAAGAGGGGTTAGAGGAGGTCGCCAGTAATAATGATGCGGATATATTAGTAAATGCTGTATTAGGAAGCGTTGGCCTAGCGCCTACATTGTCGGCAATTAAAGCTGGGAAAACCATTGCCATCGCAAACAAGGAAACTTTAGTAACTGCCGGGCACATTGTAACAGAAGAAGCTAAAAAACATAAGGTAGATCTACTTCCTGTAGATAGTGAACATTCTGCTATTTACCAGTGCTTACAAGGTGAAAGACTCCAAGAGGTGGAGAAATTAATTTTAACTGCTTCAGGGGGAAGTTTTAGGCACTTAGACAGGACCGAGTTAAAAGATGTTACAGTTGCTGATGCCTTAAATCACCCAAATTGGTCTATGGGAGCTAAAATCACAATAGATTCTGCCACGATGATGAATAAGGGGCTTGAAGTTATTGAAGCTCATTGGCTTTTTAATATGCCATATGAAAAGATTGCTGTTCTCCTTCATCAGGAAAGTATTATTCATTCTATGGTTGAATTTATTGATGGAAGTGTCATTGCTCAGTTAGGTACTCCTGACATGAAAGTTCCAATACAGTATGCTCTAACCTATCCAAATCGACTACAGCTTCATGGCAAGAAGCATTTGAACCTTTGGGAAGTTGGTAAGCTACATTTTGCGAAACCGTCACTAGAGCGTTATCGCTGTCTTTATTTTGCTTTTGAGGCAGGTAGTGCAGGTGGTATACTACCTACGGTTTTAAATGCTGCAAACGAAGAGGCTGTCTCTTTATTCTTAAATGGAAAGATATCTTTCTTAGAGATTGAAGAAGCTATTGAAAGAGCATTAAATGAATATGAAAATATTGCCTTACCAAGTTTAGAAGTTATCCAACATATAGACAAAGAGACGAGAGATTTCGTAAGGAATGTAATGGCTTCAAAATAG
- a CDS encoding phosphatidate cytidylyltransferase: MKQRIITGIIAGIIFILLILMGNLPFTLAIMAIATIGLFELLKMKDIKILSITGFVSVLLLWSILIPNEWITQSLHTYLVRTELVTGFILLLLALTVLTKNSITFDQVGFIIISSLYVGLGFHFMIETRALEHGLAIFFFILLSIWSTDTGAYFTGRSFGKRKLWPEISPKKTIEGSLGGVICALIVGLSYNYFVPVADSLITVSIMIIVISIVGQLGDLVESALKRHYGVKDSGTLLPGHGGILDRFDSLIFVMPVLFLLQFI, translated from the coding sequence ATGAAACAAAGAATTATTACAGGTATTATTGCTGGAATTATCTTTATTTTACTAATCCTTATGGGAAATCTGCCATTTACCTTAGCTATTATGGCGATAGCCACAATCGGATTGTTTGAATTACTAAAAATGAAAGACATCAAGATACTATCTATAACGGGCTTCGTTAGTGTTTTGCTTTTGTGGTCAATCCTAATTCCGAATGAATGGATTACACAAAGTCTACATACTTACCTTGTGCGCACAGAACTAGTTACGGGCTTTATCCTACTGTTGTTAGCTTTAACTGTGCTAACAAAAAATTCAATAACATTTGATCAAGTTGGCTTTATCATTATATCCTCATTATATGTGGGACTAGGTTTCCACTTTATGATTGAAACGAGAGCATTAGAACATGGACTTGCAATATTCTTCTTTATTCTGTTATCGATTTGGTCTACAGATACAGGCGCTTATTTTACTGGTAGGTCTTTTGGAAAAAGGAAACTTTGGCCAGAAATCAGCCCTAAAAAAACGATTGAAGGTTCCCTGGGTGGTGTGATTTGCGCTCTTATTGTTGGTCTTTCCTACAACTATTTTGTACCTGTTGCAGACTCGTTGATAACTGTAAGCATTATGATAATTGTTATATCAATTGTAGGACAGCTCGGTGATTTAGTTGAGTCAGCTTTGAAGCGTCATTATGGCGTGAAAGATTCAGGGACATTACTACCAGGGCATGGAGGAATATTAGATCGTTTTGACAGTTTAATTTTTGTTATGCCAGTACTTTTTCTATTACAATTTATTTAG
- a CDS encoding isoprenyl transferase, with product MLEKFSNWKSKAEQEKKDEPIRLDNVPKHVAIIMDGNGRWAKKRGLPRIAGHREGMNVINKMVRQANSLGVEVLTLYAFSTENWKRPKNEVDFLMRLPERYLSVELPKLIEENVKVRLMGCKDSLPTHTIKAVDNAIEKTKENTGLILNFALNYGSRDEIVTAIQAIATKVAEGKINPSDVSNTLVSEHLMTSELRDPDLLIRTSGEIRLSNFMLWQLAYTEFWFTDVLWPDFTEQHFLEAVNVYQQRTRRYGGI from the coding sequence ATGCTTGAAAAGTTCTCAAACTGGAAGTCAAAAGCTGAACAAGAAAAAAAAGATGAGCCAATAAGATTAGATAACGTTCCAAAACATGTAGCAATAATTATGGATGGAAACGGTCGTTGGGCGAAGAAACGTGGTTTACCTAGAATAGCTGGACATCGTGAAGGAATGAATGTGATTAATAAAATGGTGAGACAAGCGAATTCTCTTGGCGTTGAAGTATTAACCTTGTATGCTTTTTCAACAGAAAACTGGAAAAGGCCGAAAAATGAGGTTGATTTCTTAATGCGTCTACCTGAGAGATATTTAAGTGTTGAATTGCCTAAGCTGATTGAAGAGAATGTCAAGGTCCGCTTAATGGGTTGCAAGGACAGCTTACCTACACACACCATTAAGGCGGTTGACAATGCAATCGAGAAGACAAAGGAAAATACTGGTTTAATTTTAAATTTCGCGTTGAATTACGGAAGCAGAGATGAAATTGTGACCGCTATTCAAGCAATTGCAACAAAAGTTGCTGAAGGTAAAATTAACCCTAGTGATGTCAGTAATACGCTTGTTTCAGAGCATTTAATGACGTCTGAACTAAGAGACCCAGACTTATTAATACGGACTAGTGGTGAAATACGTTTAAGTAATTTTATGCTCTGGCAGCTGGCTTATACAGAGTTTTGGTTTACGGATGTATTATGGCCAGATTTTACAGAACAACATTTTCTAGAAGCTGTGAACGTATATCAACAGCGAACTAGACGCTATGGGGGTATATAG
- the frr gene encoding ribosome recycling factor, producing the protein MSKEVIKLSEEKMNKAIEALKRELVTLRAGRANPAILDKIQVEYYGALTPLNQLASITVPEARLLVIQPFDKTAINDIDRAIQKSDLGLSPSNDGTVIRITIPPLTEERRRDLVKLVKKYGEEAKVAIRNIRRDANDELKKLQKDGELTEDELRRSTDEVQKLTDKEIVKVDEVASAKEKEIMEV; encoded by the coding sequence ATGAGCAAAGAAGTGATTAAGTTATCTGAAGAAAAAATGAATAAGGCTATTGAAGCATTAAAGCGTGAACTTGTGACATTGCGTGCCGGGAGAGCAAATCCAGCAATTTTGGATAAAATTCAAGTTGAATATTACGGAGCGCTTACTCCTTTAAATCAATTAGCTTCAATTACTGTACCTGAAGCAAGGTTATTAGTCATTCAGCCGTTTGATAAAACAGCAATTAATGATATTGATCGTGCTATACAGAAGTCTGACTTAGGTTTAAGTCCTTCAAATGATGGAACTGTTATTCGTATTACTATTCCGCCATTAACTGAAGAAAGACGACGTGACCTAGTAAAATTAGTTAAGAAGTACGGAGAAGAAGCTAAAGTTGCGATCCGTAACATTCGACGTGATGCTAATGATGAATTGAAGAAGCTTCAAAAAGATGGCGAATTAACGGAAGATGAGTTACGTCGTAGTACTGATGAAGTTCAAAAGCTTACTGATAAAGAAATTGTAAAAGTAGATGAAGTTGCATCAGCTAAAGAAAAAGAAATTATGGAAGTATAA
- the pyrH gene encoding UMP kinase translates to MEKPKYKRIVLKLSGEALAGEVGYGIDPIVIQSIAQQIKEIVALDVEVAIIVGGGNIWRGMAGSAKGMDRATADYMGMLATVMNSLALQDSLENIDVPTRVQTSIEMRQVAEPYIRRKAIRHLEKNRVVIFAGGTGNPYFSTDTTAALRAAEIEAEVILMAKNKVDGVYTADPSIDANAKKYETLTYLDVLKEGLAVMDSTASSLCMDNDIPLIVFSIMEEGNIKRAVLGENIGTIVRGN, encoded by the coding sequence ATGGAAAAGCCTAAGTATAAAAGAATCGTCCTTAAACTGAGCGGCGAGGCGCTTGCTGGAGAAGTTGGATATGGGATTGACCCAATAGTTATTCAGTCAATTGCTCAGCAAATTAAAGAAATTGTTGCACTAGATGTAGAGGTTGCCATTATTGTAGGCGGAGGAAACATTTGGCGTGGAATGGCTGGTAGCGCTAAAGGAATGGATAGAGCAACTGCAGACTATATGGGGATGCTGGCAACTGTTATGAACTCTCTTGCACTTCAGGATAGCTTAGAAAATATTGATGTACCAACGAGAGTACAAACATCAATTGAAATGAGACAAGTTGCAGAACCATACATAAGAAGAAAAGCGATTCGTCATCTAGAGAAAAACCGTGTTGTTATTTTTGCTGGTGGTACTGGTAATCCGTATTTCTCAACAGATACAACAGCTGCTCTTAGAGCCGCTGAAATTGAAGCAGAAGTAATTCTAATGGCTAAAAATAAAGTAGATGGTGTTTATACTGCGGACCCTTCTATTGATGCAAATGCAAAGAAATATGAAACACTTACTTACTTAGACGTTTTAAAAGAAGGATTAGCTGTTATGGATTCAACAGCATCATCTTTATGTATGGACAATGATATCCCACTTATTGTATTTTCTATTATGGAAGAAGGAAATATCAAGCGTGCTGTATTAGGCGAAAATATTGGAACAATTGTTAGGGGGAATTAA
- the tsf gene encoding translation elongation factor Ts: protein MAISASMVKELRERTGAGMMDCKKALTETDGDMEKAIDLLREKGIAKAANKADRIAAEGLTYVAVEGNKAVIVEVNSETDFVSKNENFKALVANVAKNILSNNPADVDAALTQSFEEATLADYINTQIAKIGEKLSLRRFQIVEKTDADAFGAYLHMGGRIGVLTVLSGTSDEELAKDVAMHIAAINPKYISRDEVSEEEVIREREVLTQQALNEGKPENIVAKMVEGRLSKYFEDICLNDQPFVKDGDQKVGKYVANKGASVVSFTRYEVGEGMEKREENFAEEVMSQVNKK, encoded by the coding sequence ATGGCAATTTCAGCAAGTATGGTAAAAGAACTGCGTGAGCGTACTGGTGCAGGAATGATGGATTGTAAGAAAGCACTAACAGAAACAGATGGTGATATGGAAAAAGCAATTGACCTTCTTCGTGAGAAAGGTATTGCTAAAGCTGCTAATAAGGCAGATCGTATTGCAGCAGAAGGATTAACGTATGTTGCAGTAGAAGGAAACAAAGCTGTTATCGTTGAGGTAAACTCTGAAACAGACTTCGTTTCTAAAAACGAAAATTTCAAAGCGTTAGTAGCAAATGTTGCTAAGAATATACTTTCTAATAACCCTGCTGATGTAGATGCAGCATTAACTCAAAGCTTTGAAGAAGCTACTCTTGCAGATTACATTAATACACAAATTGCAAAAATCGGAGAAAAACTATCTCTACGTCGTTTTCAAATTGTTGAAAAAACTGATGCTGACGCTTTTGGTGCTTACCTACACATGGGCGGTAGAATTGGTGTATTAACAGTTCTTTCTGGTACAAGTGACGAAGAGCTTGCAAAAGATGTTGCAATGCATATTGCTGCGATCAACCCTAAATATATTTCTCGTGATGAAGTTTCTGAAGAAGAAGTTATCCGTGAGCGTGAAGTATTAACTCAACAAGCGCTTAACGAAGGGAAACCAGAAAACATTGTTGCTAAAATGGTAGAAGGTCGTTTAAGCAAGTACTTTGAAGATATCTGCTTAAATGATCAACCGTTTGTAAAAGATGGCGACCAAAAAGTTGGTAAGTATGTAGCTAACAAAGGTGCTTCTGTAGTTTCTTTCACTCGCTATGAGGTTGGAGAAGGTATGGAAAAACGTGAAGAAAACTTTGCTGAAGAGGTAATGTCTCAAGTTAACAAGAAGTAG
- the rpsB gene encoding 30S ribosomal protein S2 produces the protein MGVISMKQLLEAGVHFGHQTRRWNPKMDRYIFTERNGIYIIDLQKTVKKVEEAYYFVRDLAAQGGKILFVGTKKQAQDSVKEEAERSGMYFINQRWLGGTLTNFETIQKRISRLKQLEQMQEDGTFQVLPKKEVIILKKEMDRLEKFLGGIKDMKGIPDALFIIDPRKERIAIAEARKLNIPIVAIVDTNCDPDEIDYVIPGNDDAIRAVKLLTAKMADAIIEANQGEETSA, from the coding sequence ATGGGCGTAATCTCCATGAAACAATTACTAGAAGCAGGAGTTCACTTCGGTCACCAGACTCGTCGTTGGAATCCTAAAATGGATCGCTACATCTTCACTGAAAGAAACGGAATTTATATTATTGATCTTCAAAAGACGGTCAAAAAAGTTGAGGAAGCTTACTACTTCGTAAGAGACTTAGCTGCACAAGGTGGAAAAATACTTTTTGTTGGTACGAAAAAGCAAGCACAAGACTCTGTAAAAGAAGAAGCAGAGCGTTCTGGAATGTACTTCATTAACCAACGTTGGTTAGGTGGTACGTTAACAAACTTCGAAACAATTCAAAAGCGTATTTCTCGTCTTAAGCAATTAGAGCAAATGCAAGAAGATGGTACGTTCCAAGTTCTTCCTAAAAAAGAAGTTATTATTCTTAAAAAAGAAATGGATCGTCTTGAGAAATTCTTAGGTGGAATTAAAGATATGAAGGGTATCCCTGATGCTTTATTCATTATCGACCCACGTAAAGAGCGTATTGCGATTGCAGAAGCTCGTAAATTAAATATCCCGATCGTAGCTATTGTTGATACAAACTGTGATCCGGATGAAATTGATTACGTAATTCCTGGAAATGACGATGCAATCCGTGCGGTAAAACTTCTTACTGCTAAAATGGCAGACGCAATTATCGAAGCCAATCAAGGCGAAGAAACATCTGCTTAA
- a CDS encoding DUF6115 domain-containing protein, whose product MEYFIIVSFLLHFLAFFIIVLLVQKMNANNPKEQANDLEKLKREIEDLLVAYTTEMKEENEKLINKIAIKRKAYEKSQQNAVNKYDQPRTKIVDAKKETAIITEETPKTSSKQVVIEEDVFVPPLISETEDIVEQSTTAQVLSLANQGFSAKEIAKKLKIGDGEVELLLKFHK is encoded by the coding sequence GTGGAATATTTTATAATAGTTAGCTTCTTATTACATTTTCTTGCTTTTTTCATCATTGTTTTATTGGTACAAAAAATGAATGCGAATAATCCAAAAGAGCAAGCAAATGATCTAGAGAAGTTAAAACGGGAAATTGAAGATTTACTTGTAGCATATACAACTGAAATGAAGGAAGAAAATGAAAAGCTTATAAATAAAATTGCAATTAAACGAAAAGCTTATGAGAAGTCTCAACAAAACGCGGTTAATAAATATGATCAGCCACGAACAAAAATTGTAGATGCGAAGAAAGAGACAGCTATTATAACAGAGGAAACACCTAAAACATCCTCGAAACAGGTAGTAATTGAAGAAGACGTTTTTGTTCCACCGCTCATTAGTGAAACTGAGGATATTGTAGAGCAATCGACAACTGCTCAAGTGTTGTCCTTAGCAAACCAAGGGTTTTCAGCAAAAGAAATTGCAAAAAAACTGAAAATAGGTGATGGCGAAGTAGAGTTATTATTGAAATTTCACAAATAA
- a CDS encoding DUF342 domain-containing protein — protein sequence MNAIDEYYEIQIDKQRMQATLIQKVRIDEETNITVDELKLFIKEHGIVFGVKEEQLEKAMLADSNNHPLIIAEGVNPVNGTDARLNPIFPTLKEVKNRDDLRKVDLKQVISIPSVTHGQLIGEKIPATSGVSGTNIFGEEIVAKPGKDFRFRPGKNTRIEENSLYATIDGQMSVEPKIIHVYPLFEVNGDLDLKTGNIDFVGSVNIRGNVPAGFEIRSKGDIRIHGTVESATLISEGAIFVSAGIVGQGKGLIRATGDLHTSFINQGIVEVEGDVNVTQSILHSKIQAGGNVYCHKGKGNIVGGDISAGKNIFVKEVGNAHNTKTTLYLGVHQEMLNKEKLYSHNYKKAEEDLKKLHLLLTNLSEKEKLSPLSPSEKIMKLRVRNTITLTTETMLEAKGKLEDFKEVYSDNGHSEIMIEKQVFANVDVYFGKYRRKIISHHQQVKVYLENSEITIGPI from the coding sequence ATGAATGCAATAGATGAATATTATGAAATACAGATTGATAAGCAAAGGATGCAAGCTACGTTAATCCAAAAAGTTCGTATAGACGAAGAAACCAATATTACAGTAGACGAGCTAAAACTGTTCATAAAGGAACACGGCATTGTCTTTGGTGTCAAAGAGGAACAACTTGAGAAGGCTATGTTGGCTGATAGCAATAATCACCCACTCATAATTGCAGAAGGGGTTAACCCTGTTAACGGTACTGATGCTAGATTAAATCCAATATTCCCTACCCTGAAAGAAGTAAAGAATAGGGATGACCTTAGAAAAGTGGATCTAAAACAAGTAATTAGTATACCATCAGTCACCCATGGTCAGCTAATCGGTGAAAAAATCCCTGCCACAAGTGGAGTATCAGGAACTAATATTTTTGGAGAAGAAATAGTTGCAAAGCCAGGTAAAGACTTTCGTTTTCGCCCAGGAAAAAACACTCGTATCGAGGAGAATTCTCTGTATGCAACGATTGATGGGCAAATGTCTGTGGAACCAAAGATCATCCATGTATATCCCTTGTTTGAGGTAAATGGGGACTTAGATTTAAAAACCGGTAATATTGATTTTGTCGGTAGCGTGAATATAAGAGGAAATGTTCCTGCTGGTTTTGAAATACGCTCAAAAGGGGATATAAGAATACATGGGACTGTTGAAAGTGCCACGTTAATTTCAGAGGGAGCTATCTTTGTATCTGCGGGGATCGTAGGACAAGGAAAAGGTTTAATAAGAGCGACTGGAGATCTTCATACTTCCTTTATAAACCAAGGAATTGTTGAGGTAGAGGGTGATGTTAATGTCACTCAATCAATTTTACATAGTAAAATCCAAGCTGGTGGTAATGTATATTGCCATAAGGGGAAAGGCAATATTGTCGGTGGGGATATCTCTGCTGGAAAGAATATTTTTGTTAAAGAAGTTGGAAACGCACACAATACGAAAACTACTTTATATTTAGGTGTGCATCAAGAAATGTTAAACAAAGAAAAGTTATACAGTCATAATTATAAGAAAGCAGAAGAGGACTTAAAAAAACTACATCTACTTTTAACGAATTTATCGGAGAAAGAAAAATTGTCTCCTTTATCACCAAGTGAAAAGATAATGAAGTTACGAGTACGTAATACAATAACCTTAACAACTGAAACAATGCTTGAAGCCAAGGGAAAATTGGAAGATTTCAAAGAGGTTTACTCTGACAATGGTCATTCGGAGATAATGATTGAAAAACAAGTGTTTGCTAACGTAGATGTTTATTTTGGTAAATACCGGAGAAAGATTATCTCTCACCATCAACAAGTGAAAGTTTATCTAGAGAATAGTGAAATTACCATTGGGCCAATCTAA